A genomic region of Castor canadensis chromosome 16, mCasCan1.hap1v2, whole genome shotgun sequence contains the following coding sequences:
- the LOC109674893 gene encoding deoxyuridine 5'-triphosphate nucleotidohydrolase, mitochondrial-like — MPCSEELSAVSPSKRPRPPEEGGMRLRFVRLSEHATAPTRGSSQAAGYDLYSACDYTVPSMEKAIVKTDIQIALPSGCYGRVAPHSGLAAKHFIDVGAGVIDEDYRRNVGVILFNFGKEKFKVKKGDPIAQLICERIFLSRNRRSSSVG, encoded by the coding sequence ATGCCTTGCTCTGAAGAACTATCGGCCGTCTCCCCCAGCAAGCGGCCCCGGCCTCCGGAGGAGGGCGGCATGCGGCTTCGCTTTGTGCGTCTTTCGGAGCACGCCACGGCCCCCACCCGAGGGTCCTCGCAAGCCGCAGGCTACGACCTGTACAGTGCCTGTGATTACACAGTACCATCTATGGAGAAAGCAATTGTAAAAACAGACATTCAGATAGCTCTTCCTTCTGGGTGCTATGGAAGAGTAGCTCCACATTCTGGCTTGGCTGCAAAACACTTCATAGATGTAGGAGCTGGTGTCATAGATGAAGATTATAGAAGAAATGTTGGTGTTATACTGTTTAATTTTGGCAAAgagaaatttaaagtaaaaaagggtGATCCAATTGCTCAACTCATTTGTGAACGGATTTTTTTATCCAGAAATAGAAGAAGTTCAAGTGTTGGATGA